Proteins found in one Sorghum bicolor cultivar BTx623 chromosome 1, Sorghum_bicolor_NCBIv3, whole genome shotgun sequence genomic segment:
- the LOC8070508 gene encoding uncharacterized protein LOC8070508 translates to MERTAAAVDRCAICLGDILRGQAVFVAECSHSFHHRCISDSVVHGNRDCPLCKATWRDVPAVDPVPPQPPARKYADDEETVAQGVVQADADADAAGVAAADAGDMALKTHCEFPAVARDASHDNFAVLVHVRAPEAAAASADAARAPLDLVTVLDVSGSMQGSKLALLKQAMGFVIDNLGPADRLSIVSFSNDASREIRLTRMSGDGKASAKEAVESLVADGSTNISRGLLVASEVLADRRYRNAVTSVILLSDGQDNQSGVGRNHQNLVPPLFRDADSRPGSIHTFGFGSDHDAAAMHAIAEVARGTFSFVENLAVIQDSFAQCIGGLLSVVAQNARIAVDCVPPGVRVRQVKSGRYESSVDAEGRAASVNVGELYAEEERRFLLFVDVPRAEASEDVTQLVRVRCTYRNVVTGATAADVVVSGDAVVQRPVEVSNPEVCMEVERERVRVGAAEEIAAARAAAERGAFSEAGRILECQRYSLRKLAPGMARDEMCLALEDELEELVDYMVEEKEYVTKGRARVLERISSHASYGASYGGVPPGAAPRAYRTPAMESMLHKSKKSREKQSSPPPPTKRKHGGSK, encoded by the coding sequence ATGGAGCGcactgccgccgccgtcgaccgGTGCGCCATCTGCCTCGGCGACATCCTCCGCGGCCAGGCCGTGTTCGTGGCCGAGTGCTCCCACAGCTTCCACCACCGCTGCATCTCCGACAGCGTCGTGCACGGGAACCGCGACTGCCCGCTCTGCAAGGCCACGTGGCGCGACGTGCCGGCCGTCGACCCCGTCCCGCCGCAGCCGCCAGCCCGGAAGTACGCCGACGACGAGGAAACGGTGGCGCAGGGCGTTGTCCAGGCGGACGCGGACGCGGACGCCGCCGGCGTGGCTGCCGCCGACGCTGGAGACATGGCGCTGAAGACGCACTGCGAGTTCCCTGCCGTCGCGAGGGACGCGTCCCACGACAACTTCGCCGTGCTCGTGCACGTCAGGGCGCCGGAGGCCGCTGCCGCGTCAGCCGACGCCGCGCGCGCCCCGCTCGACCTCGTGACGGTGCTCGACGTCAGCGGCAGCATGCAGGGCAGCAAGCTGGCACTGCTGAAGCAGGCCATGGGATTCGTCATCGACAACCTCGGCCCCGCCGACCGCCTCAGTATCGTGTCATTCTCGAACGACGCAAGCCGCGAGATCCGGCTCACGCGGATGTCAGGCGACGGGAAGGCCTCGGCAAAGGAAGCCGTGGAGTCCCTGGTTGCTGATGGCAGCACGAACATCTCCAGGGGCCTGCTCGTGGCATCCGAGGTGCTCGCCGACCGCCGGTACCGGAACGCCGTGACTAGCGTCATCCTTCTCTCCGATGGCCAGGACAACCAGTCCGGTGTTGGTAGGAACCACCAGAACCTCGTGCCGCCTCTGTTCAGGGACGCCGACAGCAGGCCGGGGTCGATCCACACCTTCGGCTTCGGCTCCGATCACGACGCGGCGGCGATGCACGCAATCGCGGAGGTGGCGCGTGGCACGTTTTCCTTCGTCGAGAACCTGGCGGTCATCCAGGACTCGTTCGCGCAGTGCATCGGCGGGCTTCTCTCGGTCGTGGCGCAGAACGCGCGGATCGCCGTGGACTGCGTGCCCCCGGGCGTGCGCGTCCGGCAGGTCAAATCTGGGCGCTACGAGAGCAGCGTCGACGCCGAGGGACGCGCCGCCTCGGTGAACGTCGGCGAGCTCTACGCCGAGGAGGAGAGGCGCTTCTTGCTGTTCGTGGACGTGCCGAGAGCCGAAGCTTCGGAGGATGTCACCCAGTTGGTTAGGGTGAGATGCACATACCGCAACGTCGTGACCGGGGCCACGGCCGCCGACGTCGTTGTCAGCGGCGACGCCGTGGTCCAGAGGCCGGTTGAGGTGTCAAACCCCGAAGTGTGCATGGAAGTCGAGCGGGAACGCGTCCGCGTGGGCGCGGCGGAGGAGATCGCCGCTGCACGGGCGGCGGCGGAGCGAGGAGCTTTCAGCGAGGCAGGAAGGATACTCGAATGCCAGCGCTATAGCCTGCGGAAGTTGGCCCCGGGGATGGCCAGGGACGAGATGTGCCTGGCGCTGGAGGACGAGCTGGAAGAGCTTGTGGACTACATGGTGGAAGAGAAAGAGTACGTGACAAAGGGACGCGCGCGTGTGCTCGAACGTATTTCCTCGCACGCCTCTTATGGTGCCTCTTATGGTGGCGTTCCGCCCGGCGCGGCGCCGCGGGCGTACAGGACTCCGGCGATGGAGAGCATGCTGCACAAGTCGAAGAAGTCGCGTGAGAAGCAGTCATCGCCGCCTCCGCCTACTAAGAGGAAGCATGGCGGCTCAAAGTGA